The Bacteroidota bacterium genome contains a region encoding:
- a CDS encoding M48 family metalloprotease encodes MKKQLIFLSLMIVTGAGCSSVKNANMYSVEDDKKLGQRIEQQIADKPGEYPVLPESQYPAAYQHLRRITSTILNGGAVKHKNDFEWKVQIIRDDNTLNAFCTPGGYIYVYTGIIKYLESEDQLAGVMGHEIAHADNRHSTEQMTKAQGANILIVLGSWLIGRDISGIANPLASLTLLKYGRDDETEADVFSVKYLYPTEYDARGAARFFEKMVKAGNRGGPEFLSTHPDPGNRVAKITDEWTKMGSKAGGTFSDRYNDFKRSLP; translated from the coding sequence ATGAAAAAACAACTGATCTTTCTTTCGCTGATGATTGTGACCGGTGCCGGTTGTTCATCGGTGAAAAACGCCAACATGTATTCGGTGGAAGACGATAAAAAGCTGGGACAGCGCATCGAACAGCAAATCGCCGATAAACCGGGCGAGTATCCGGTTCTGCCCGAATCTCAGTATCCGGCAGCCTATCAGCATCTGCGCCGGATCACCTCGACCATTCTGAATGGGGGCGCGGTGAAGCATAAAAACGATTTTGAATGGAAGGTTCAGATCATCCGCGATGACAACACCCTGAATGCCTTCTGCACGCCCGGCGGCTATATCTATGTGTACACCGGCATCATCAAATACCTGGAGAGCGAGGACCAGCTGGCCGGTGTGATGGGACATGAAATTGCCCATGCTGACAACCGGCATTCCACCGAGCAAATGACCAAGGCTCAGGGGGCGAATATTCTGATCGTTCTCGGCTCCTGGTTAATCGGCCGCGATATTTCGGGTATCGCGAATCCGCTTGCTTCCCTGACCCTGCTTAAATATGGCCGCGATGACGAAACCGAAGCCGATGTGTTCTCGGTGAAATATCTCTACCCCACCGAGTATGATGCCCGGGGAGCCGCCCGTTTCTTTGAAAAAATGGTGAAAGCCGGCAACCGGGGAGGACCCGAGTTCCTGTCCACGCACCCCGATCCGGGTAACCGGGTGGCCAAAATCACCGACGAATGGACGAAAATGGGTTCCAAGGCCGGCGGAACCTTTTCTGATCGGTACAACGACTTTAAACGGAGCCTTCCCTGA
- a CDS encoding T9SS type A sorting domain-containing protein, with product MTSRYLPIVSVLLLTGTTALAQTPFKLDFNQSADVSAYWATPAGPNQLDTIASEGSGTAISIDGGELMVARDQFVSNFAAFSRSTDIALTETFMFSFDLTVSGNTGAMDKTFLISLGNGFINDLNNPPSANRYARLGVNVSDVNGEFGIWAYTAGTAGVKTAFFTGKQTVRWVLNNSATTLTYLGPDGGTYTLASDKHDVWIGNTLAADEVDVAAPGLTGISDFKVLFYDDPGYTFRFDNLTFTNLPPVPPVFSQSFSGSADVDAYWSVGAGPGLFDSIATEGAGTTLSIDNGELVVARDQFVSSFAGFTRSTDVPMTDAFVFSFDLTVSGNTGAMDKTFLLSLGNGFINDLNNPPSANRYARLGVNVSDVNGEFGIWAYTAGTAGVKTAFFSGKQTVRWVLNNTGETVTYRGPDGSSNTVGNDKHDVWIGNTLAADEVDVAAPALTNLTDFKVLFYDDPGYTFRFDNFDITPLQVGTSVSDEKQAADGFVLGQNYPNPFNPVTVIPYRLDQAGQVTMTVYNLLGQTVTTLVNAIQPAGSYAPSFDATGLSSGIYLVRLQLGSAVQTRVMILNK from the coding sequence ATGACGTCTCGTTATCTGCCAATCGTATCGGTCCTGCTGCTGACCGGTACCACCGCGCTGGCTCAAACGCCCTTTAAGCTGGATTTTAACCAGTCAGCTGATGTTAGTGCCTACTGGGCCACTCCGGCCGGACCCAATCAGCTGGATACCATTGCCTCGGAAGGCAGCGGAACTGCCATCAGCATCGATGGCGGCGAGTTGATGGTTGCCCGTGATCAGTTCGTGTCGAATTTTGCGGCCTTTTCCCGGTCCACCGACATTGCCCTGACCGAAACCTTCATGTTCAGCTTCGACCTGACGGTTTCAGGAAACACCGGGGCCATGGATAAAACCTTTCTGATTTCGCTTGGAAATGGATTTATCAATGATCTGAACAATCCGCCTTCTGCCAACCGTTATGCCCGACTCGGAGTAAATGTGTCTGATGTGAATGGTGAGTTCGGAATCTGGGCCTACACGGCAGGAACCGCAGGGGTAAAAACGGCTTTCTTCACCGGAAAACAAACCGTCCGCTGGGTGCTGAACAACTCGGCCACCACGCTGACCTATCTCGGACCTGATGGAGGCACTTATACACTGGCCTCTGATAAGCATGATGTCTGGATCGGCAATACCCTTGCTGCCGATGAAGTCGATGTGGCGGCCCCTGGCCTGACCGGCATCAGTGATTTCAAGGTGCTGTTTTATGATGATCCGGGTTATACCTTCCGGTTTGATAACCTGACCTTCACCAACCTGCCTCCGGTTCCGCCTGTCTTTTCGCAATCTTTCAGCGGATCAGCCGATGTGGATGCCTACTGGTCGGTGGGTGCAGGCCCCGGATTGTTCGATTCCATTGCCACAGAAGGCGCCGGAACCACTCTTTCCATTGACAATGGTGAACTCGTGGTTGCCCGCGATCAGTTCGTTTCCAGTTTTGCCGGGTTCACCCGAAGCACAGACGTGCCGATGACCGATGCTTTTGTCTTTTCCTTTGATCTGACTGTTTCGGGCAACACCGGTGCCATGGATAAAACGTTTCTGTTGTCGCTGGGCAATGGTTTCATCAATGATCTGAACAATCCGCCCTCTGCCAACCGGTATGCCCGGCTTGGTGTGAATGTATCCGACGTAAATGGTGAATTTGGAATCTGGGCGTACACAGCCGGAACCGCTGGTGTGAAAACGGCCTTCTTCAGCGGCAAGCAAACGGTCCGCTGGGTGCTGAACAACACCGGAGAGACCGTGACCTACCGCGGACCCGATGGCAGTTCAAACACAGTTGGCAATGACAAGCACGATGTCTGGATTGGTAACACCCTTGCGGCTGATGAAGTCGATGTGGCCGCTCCAGCACTGACCAACCTGACCGATTTCAAGGTCCTGTTCTATGATGACCCGGGTTACACCTTCCGGTTCGATAATTTTGACATCACCCCGCTGCAGGTGGGAACCAGTGTGTCCGATGAAAAACAGGCGGCTGATGGTTTTGTTCTCGGCCAGAACTACCCGAATCCGTTTAACCCGGTTACCGTGATTCCTTACCGCCTCGATCAGGCTGGTCAGGTCACCATGACGGTTTATAACCTGCTGGGTCAGACTGTGACCACGCTGGTGAATGCCATCCAGCCTGCCGGTTCTTATGCCCCGTCCTTTGATGCCACGGGTCTTTCCAGTGGAATCTATCTGGTTCGTCTGCAACTGGGTTCGGCGGTACAGACCCGTGTCATGATATTGAATAAATAA
- a CDS encoding MurR/RpiR family transcriptional regulator translates to MVESGDFKQLIAGAYPSLTTNQKKVADYLLNNMREAAFLSVTDIGDRCGASKATVVRFAQELGFQGFIDFREKLSAAVNSEFDYLARLPLRGDNHFDSLFMVAKQDVDNINETINSLNPESVRVVIDAILTARTVFAAGLGISHLLSDILSYTLSQVSVRSFSLRHDFQSFAEQLHQVTPDDLLILFSFPPYSSETIVLASEASKRKIRVVAITNKMTAPVTEYADYVLPVKSDNLIYTNSIASCLVIINAFATEIAIRNKQQALKHLQNTNDAMTRSGLFFEKDHP, encoded by the coding sequence ATGGTGGAATCGGGAGATTTCAAGCAACTGATCGCCGGGGCGTATCCCAGCCTGACGACCAACCAGAAAAAGGTGGCCGATTACCTGCTGAACAACATGCGGGAAGCAGCGTTTCTGTCGGTGACCGATATCGGCGACCGCTGCGGAGCCAGCAAAGCCACGGTGGTCCGGTTTGCACAGGAACTGGGCTTTCAGGGATTTATCGATTTCCGGGAAAAACTCAGTGCCGCCGTCAATTCGGAATTCGACTATCTGGCCCGGTTGCCGCTTCGCGGTGACAACCATTTCGATTCGCTGTTCATGGTGGCCAAGCAGGATGTGGATAACATCAATGAAACCATCAACAGTCTCAATCCGGAGTCGGTGCGCGTGGTGATTGATGCCATTCTGACGGCCCGCACGGTGTTTGCCGCGGGATTGGGTATTTCGCATCTGCTCAGTGACATTCTGTCCTACACCTTATCACAGGTTTCGGTCCGATCGTTTTCCCTTCGCCATGACTTTCAGTCCTTTGCCGAGCAGCTGCATCAGGTCACGCCCGATGATCTGCTGATCCTGTTTTCCTTTCCGCCCTACAGCTCAGAAACCATCGTTCTTGCCTCTGAAGCCAGCAAGCGGAAAATCAGGGTGGTGGCCATCACCAATAAAATGACCGCACCGGTTACGGAATATGCCGATTACGTGTTGCCGGTGAAAAGTGACAATCTTATCTACACCAATTCCATTGCATCCTGTCTGGTAATCATCAATGCGTTTGCCACCGAGATTGCCATCCGGAATAAACAGCAGGCTCTGAAACATCTGCAAAACACCAACGATGCCATGACCCGTTCGGGTTTGTTTTTTGAAAAGGATCACCCATGA
- the yfcC gene encoding putative basic amino acid antiporter YfcC, producing the protein MTQTNRFPDTILILLSILILFIVLTWLLPAGEFSKVEKNGITVVVPGSYQEVEPAPQGLGAFLTAPIKGFIKAAQIIAFVFLIGGAFSIVTRTGAITAGLESILDFSKRHPAYKNWILPVVMLIFSVGGATFGMSEENLVFILITIPLALSLGYDSLVGVSIPFVGAGAGFAGAVLNPFTIGVAQGIAELPLFSGWEYRLVVWAVITAIAIWFVMAYARRIEKNPEKSPVYELDKTRLFDKEAASRTDLTFRRKLILWLLALTLVALIGGVIQYEWYINEIAGLFLALGLLSALVYRMPVDESVSAFKDGARDMMTAGLVIALSKAVLIVAQDGKIIDTMLNSVTGLVGDFHPFVSANVMFAVQYVIHFLVPSGSGQAALTIPIMAPLGDLLGITRQTTVLIFQFGDGLNSMILPTSGVTMGILSIAKIPFNVWLKWIAPLMIWFYLAAILLLVPPIFFFFYGPF; encoded by the coding sequence ATGACACAGACCAACCGGTTTCCCGATACGATCCTGATCCTGCTTTCCATTCTGATTCTGTTTATCGTGCTGACCTGGCTGTTGCCGGCCGGTGAATTTTCGAAAGTGGAGAAGAACGGAATAACCGTGGTGGTTCCGGGATCCTATCAGGAGGTGGAGCCAGCCCCGCAGGGACTGGGAGCTTTTCTGACGGCCCCCATCAAGGGATTTATCAAGGCGGCACAGATCATCGCCTTTGTTTTCCTGATCGGCGGAGCCTTTTCCATTGTTACCCGGACCGGTGCCATCACGGCCGGCCTGGAAAGCATTCTGGATTTTTCAAAACGGCACCCGGCCTATAAAAACTGGATCCTGCCGGTGGTCATGCTCATTTTCTCGGTGGGTGGGGCCACGTTTGGCATGTCTGAAGAAAACCTGGTCTTTATTCTTATCACCATTCCGCTGGCGTTGTCACTCGGGTACGATTCCCTGGTGGGCGTGTCGATTCCCTTTGTGGGAGCCGGAGCCGGATTTGCGGGCGCGGTCCTGAATCCGTTCACCATCGGGGTTGCGCAGGGAATTGCCGAACTGCCGCTCTTTTCCGGATGGGAATACCGGCTGGTGGTATGGGCAGTGATCACGGCCATCGCCATCTGGTTTGTGATGGCCTATGCCCGGCGGATTGAAAAAAATCCAGAAAAATCCCCGGTGTACGAGTTGGATAAAACCCGGCTTTTCGACAAGGAAGCCGCCTCACGCACCGACCTGACCTTCCGCCGGAAACTGATTCTCTGGCTGCTCGCCCTCACGCTGGTGGCCCTGATCGGCGGGGTGATTCAGTATGAATGGTACATCAATGAAATCGCCGGTTTGTTTCTGGCGCTCGGACTCCTTTCTGCACTTGTTTATCGGATGCCGGTGGATGAGTCGGTCTCGGCGTTCAAGGACGGTGCCCGCGATATGATGACTGCCGGACTGGTAATCGCCCTTTCGAAAGCAGTGCTGATTGTGGCTCAGGATGGAAAAATCATCGATACCATGCTGAACTCGGTGACAGGTCTGGTGGGTGACTTTCATCCCTTCGTTTCGGCCAATGTGATGTTCGCAGTCCAGTATGTGATTCACTTTCTGGTTCCGTCGGGTTCCGGTCAGGCGGCACTGACCATTCCGATCATGGCGCCGCTGGGTGATCTGCTTGGTATCACCCGGCAGACCACGGTGCTGATTTTCCAGTTTGGCGACGGACTTAATTCGATGATTCTGCCGACCAGCGGTGTGACCATGGGTATTCTCTCCATTGCAAAGATTCCCTTCAACGTCTGGCTGAAATGGATTGCCCCGCTGATGATCTGGTTTTACCTGGCGGCGATTCTGCTGTTGGTTCCGCCCATCTTTTTCTTCTTCTACGGCCCGTTTTAA
- a CDS encoding CPBP family intramembrane metalloprotease, which translates to MLTSSFSGPFGPVPFWKLILYPIGLLVLFLAIFVALQTGLASLLALTGWPTWSEGALYHLMTFLPSVVDAVVAVWVLSGLIGRRPWKDTPFGFTRWAQDTAIGFAAGMLLLSAVALVLWLTGHYTISGLTDLGTTTVAAFLLTNLVFFLGVSVVEESLFRAGMFDIIEQWWGSAAALVVSAILFGLVHLGNEQATVIGAVAIILEAGILLGAVYMLTRRLWMVIGIHWSWNFFQGPVYGSVISGSSDTQTGLLDVTMQGSQWMTGGVFGFEASVVAIVLATGSGVWVLVRAIRNGKWKSLPERVT; encoded by the coding sequence ATGCTGACATCCTCCTTTTCTGGTCCCTTCGGACCGGTCCCATTCTGGAAACTCATTCTTTACCCGATCGGATTGCTGGTTTTGTTCCTCGCCATCTTTGTGGCTCTGCAGACCGGGCTGGCGTCATTGCTGGCTTTAACCGGATGGCCAACCTGGTCGGAAGGCGCGTTGTATCACCTGATGACCTTCCTGCCATCGGTGGTGGATGCGGTGGTGGCGGTCTGGGTGCTGTCGGGTCTGATTGGCCGCCGTCCCTGGAAGGACACACCGTTCGGATTCACCCGCTGGGCGCAGGATACCGCCATCGGGTTTGCCGCCGGCATGCTTCTTTTATCGGCCGTGGCGCTGGTACTCTGGCTGACCGGGCATTATACCATCAGCGGTCTGACGGATCTGGGAACTACCACGGTGGCCGCCTTCCTGCTGACCAACCTGGTGTTTTTTCTGGGGGTATCGGTGGTGGAAGAATCGCTGTTCCGGGCAGGCATGTTTGATATCATCGAGCAATGGTGGGGCTCGGCAGCCGCCCTGGTGGTGTCGGCCATCCTCTTTGGTCTGGTTCATCTGGGAAATGAACAGGCAACAGTCATCGGGGCGGTGGCCATTATTCTGGAAGCGGGCATTCTGCTGGGAGCTGTTTACATGCTCACCCGCCGCCTCTGGATGGTGATCGGAATCCATTGGTCATGGAATTTCTTTCAGGGACCTGTCTACGGATCGGTCATCAGCGGATCAAGCGATACACAAACCGGCTTACTCGATGTCACCATGCAGGGAAGCCAATGGATGACAGGCGGGGTCTTTGGCTTTGAAGCCAGTGTGGTGGCCATTGTGCTTGCCACGGGTTCCGGTGTGTGGGTGCTGGTTCGTGCCATCCGCAACGGGAAATGGAAATCCCTGCCGGAGCGGGTAACTTAA
- a CDS encoding isoaspartyl peptidase/L-asparaginase yields MTKPALIIHGGFFTEHQTDPLMKAQKQQALLRIVREGWEYLQTHTAFETVVFCSILLEDDPLFNAGTGSQIQSDGVTRMSAAVCDGTTGRFSGVINIENVKNPILIASRLQQEEDRVLGGEGALKYAREHGFDYYNPQTDHRIREYEEKRRSLINTGTIGCVALDFGGALAAATSTGGKGFELVGRVSDSATVAGNYANSWCGVSCTGVGEDIINGAMAAKIVTRVTDGMTLGEALRKTFDEIKPFDGFAGVIAIDSYGNIGHQDSHPSMVYAWKNRLGESVFD; encoded by the coding sequence ATGACCAAGCCGGCCCTGATTATTCACGGGGGATTTTTCACCGAACATCAGACTGACCCGCTGATGAAGGCACAAAAACAGCAGGCGCTTCTGCGCATTGTACGCGAGGGTTGGGAGTATCTGCAGACACACACGGCGTTCGAAACCGTGGTGTTTTGTTCAATTCTGCTCGAGGATGATCCGCTGTTCAATGCCGGAACCGGCAGCCAGATTCAGAGCGATGGGGTCACCCGGATGAGTGCCGCTGTCTGTGACGGAACCACCGGCCGGTTTTCGGGTGTGATCAATATAGAGAACGTGAAAAACCCCATCCTGATTGCGTCGCGTCTTCAGCAGGAAGAAGACCGGGTGCTGGGCGGGGAAGGTGCGCTGAAATACGCCCGTGAACACGGATTCGACTACTACAATCCGCAAACCGATCACCGGATCAGGGAATACGAGGAGAAACGGCGCAGTCTGATCAATACGGGAACCATTGGCTGTGTGGCGCTCGACTTCGGCGGGGCACTGGCGGCAGCCACTTCCACCGGTGGAAAGGGTTTTGAGCTGGTGGGCCGTGTCAGTGATTCGGCCACAGTAGCCGGTAACTACGCCAATTCCTGGTGCGGTGTTTCCTGTACCGGCGTGGGAGAGGACATCATCAACGGTGCCATGGCAGCCAAAATCGTCACACGGGTGACCGATGGGATGACCCTGGGCGAAGCACTGAGGAAAACCTTCGATGAGATTAAACCCTTTGACGGATTTGCCGGAGTCATTGCCATCGACAGTTACGGCAACATCGGGCACCAGGACTCACACCCCAGCATGGTCTATGCCTGGAAAAACCGGTTGGGAGAATCGGTTTTCGACTGA
- a CDS encoding TlpA family protein disulfide reductase, whose protein sequence is MVWPLWACTAFSQPIQTGKAFPSVSFPAVVTATGDTVAYDSFKGRWILLDFWATWCGPCVEELPLIGRAIEQFGDSLVVISVSLDDSPGDVEAFRKRIHPMNWNHLFLGSDSQLVYDLDISTIPRPVLIAPDGTVAAYHTDLRGLNLIPTLAKALRAPVKTTD, encoded by the coding sequence ATGGTGTGGCCGCTGTGGGCCTGTACCGCCTTTTCCCAACCCATTCAGACAGGGAAGGCCTTCCCATCGGTCAGCTTTCCTGCTGTGGTGACTGCAACCGGCGATACCGTGGCGTATGACTCCTTCAAAGGACGCTGGATTCTTCTCGATTTCTGGGCGACCTGGTGCGGGCCCTGTGTGGAGGAACTGCCACTCATCGGCCGGGCCATTGAACAGTTCGGGGATTCGCTGGTGGTGATCAGTGTCTCTCTGGATGACAGCCCCGGTGATGTGGAGGCTTTCAGGAAACGGATCCACCCGATGAACTGGAATCATCTGTTTCTGGGATCCGATTCACAACTGGTCTATGATTTGGACATTTCCACGATTCCACGGCCGGTTCTGATTGCTCCGGATGGAACCGTGGCGGCGTATCACACCGATCTGCGCGGACTGAACCTGATACCCACTCTTGCCAAGGCACTCAGGGCACCGGTTAAAACCACTGACTGA
- a CDS encoding cyanophycinase produces the protein MAILLGFTLDVLAQGSLFIIGGGKRPPMMMKKLVSESGLDKSGYGIILPQSSEEPDTSAFYAARSLTEGGAKSLTTFFFSSGDSLRSTQLDSLRKAALIFITGGDQNRFMSAVGGTPAEKAIMDCYQRGGMIAGTSAGAAVMSRIMITGRELRYPNADEDSFRTIEKDNIETARGLGLLKSTIIDQHFLKRKRMNRLVTAVLENPGQLGVGIDESTAILVRKNQATVIGESQVVLLRLNTKLFSDKRSLIGGRNIAMSVLVPGEIFPIE, from the coding sequence ATGGCGATTCTTCTGGGATTCACGCTGGATGTTCTGGCTCAGGGAAGTCTGTTTATCATCGGGGGAGGAAAGCGCCCGCCCATGATGATGAAGAAACTGGTGAGCGAGTCCGGTCTGGATAAAAGCGGGTATGGAATTATTCTGCCTCAGTCGAGTGAAGAACCCGATACCTCGGCTTTCTATGCGGCCAGATCCCTGACTGAAGGCGGGGCCAAATCCCTGACGACCTTTTTCTTTTCATCAGGCGATAGTCTGCGGTCCACCCAGTTGGATTCGCTCAGGAAAGCCGCACTCATTTTTATCACGGGTGGCGATCAGAACCGGTTTATGTCGGCAGTGGGCGGAACCCCTGCAGAAAAAGCCATCATGGACTGTTACCAGCGGGGAGGCATGATTGCCGGAACCAGCGCAGGGGCTGCTGTGATGAGCCGTATTATGATAACCGGCCGGGAACTCCGCTACCCGAACGCCGATGAGGATTCTTTCAGGACCATTGAAAAGGATAACATAGAAACCGCCAGAGGTCTCGGACTCCTGAAATCCACCATTATTGATCAGCATTTCCTTAAAAGGAAACGCATGAACCGGTTGGTCACAGCCGTCCTCGAAAATCCGGGTCAGCTGGGTGTCGGGATCGATGAATCCACCGCCATCCTCGTCCGGAAAAACCAGGCCACCGTGATTGGAGAATCTCAGGTGGTTCTGCTTCGGCTGAATACAAAACTTTTTTCGGATAAACGATCACTCATCGGTGGGCGCAACATTGCCATGAGTGTGCTGGTCCCCGGTGAAATTTTTCCCATTGAGTAA
- a CDS encoding TonB-dependent receptor produces the protein MNRSDQSFVSFLRRQLRLTGFLLILVSALPGGLLAGTTGKIAGKATDRTTGEALIGVNIIVEGLALGAATNENGNYTILNLAPGVYTVRASYVGYRDLIIRQVRVSVDQTTRLDISMEDVGVEVEGIVVEASRPLVQKDVTGTQSVVSASSIEELPVQNFYDVLQLQAGVIGSGRTLHVRGGRGNEVAYLVDGVYVVDPSIGGNATNVSNDAIEELNFMTGTFNAEFGNAMSGVVNIVTREGSEKFTGGFEVKTSEFGVDDFSDQHQNYVSVFTGGPIIPGQLTYYLTGTVENNGSYLPFGWDKNRNVLGKLTWKPATTLKTNWSARWSDERYKGYNHLYFLIPERYQQTESSSLQYVGSLTHTLSPTLFYEIRASLFTRDYNRGPDLPDDDILTQGNFFPSSGQTFYERANSLEEESNQLQTTNLRGDVFWQITPTNEIKAGAEARFHRIDYDYTYWSSKTDPETNTYLKYPQEYSAYVQDKIEYDYLIINLGLRFDYFDSQSFLRSQPFNASTGKEGKPKYQLSPRVAIAHPVSDQTVLRFAYGRFIQNPEYRYFFENVSYNLGMRNLVFTDPELDAQRTTAYEVGVVHQVSDFLVASVTGYYKDITGLLGSRFYQMGTFPGQSSAYNLTINEAWANVKGVELKLDMKPVMNLSGSATYTYSVARGSSSSVSESRDPYKTQQIYYLDFDKPHVFNATMTWVPPDVAGPDWGGVQPLNDWRTTLVFRGGSGYPYTPQKRDGGLVAKNSARMPATWQLDAVVSKYIDLDPFRVELFAEITNLTNRKNVLYVYPDTGDPDETFVGNLDPALMKDPSNYAAPRLVRLGLSVTF, from the coding sequence ATGAACCGATCTGATCAGTCTTTCGTTTCCTTCTTGCGGCGTCAGCTGAGGCTGACCGGATTTCTTCTGATTCTGGTGTCTGCCCTGCCGGGAGGTCTTCTGGCGGGTACCACCGGGAAAATCGCCGGAAAAGCCACCGACCGGACCACCGGCGAAGCGCTGATTGGGGTCAACATCATCGTGGAAGGATTGGCTCTGGGAGCTGCCACCAATGAAAACGGAAATTACACCATCCTGAATCTGGCCCCCGGTGTTTATACAGTTCGTGCTTCCTACGTGGGTTACCGCGATCTGATCATCCGTCAGGTCAGAGTCAGCGTGGATCAGACCACCCGCCTGGATATTTCCATGGAGGACGTGGGAGTCGAGGTGGAAGGAATCGTGGTGGAAGCTTCCCGCCCGCTGGTGCAGAAAGATGTGACCGGAACCCAAAGCGTGGTGAGCGCCTCCTCCATTGAAGAATTGCCGGTTCAGAATTTTTACGATGTGCTTCAGCTTCAGGCGGGAGTAATCGGCAGCGGCCGCACCCTTCACGTCAGGGGCGGTCGGGGAAATGAAGTGGCCTATCTGGTCGATGGTGTTTACGTGGTCGATCCTTCCATCGGAGGCAATGCCACCAATGTGAGCAACGATGCCATTGAAGAACTGAACTTCATGACCGGAACTTTTAATGCCGAGTTCGGCAATGCCATGAGCGGCGTGGTCAATATTGTGACACGGGAAGGGTCGGAAAAATTCACCGGCGGGTTCGAAGTGAAGACCTCGGAGTTTGGTGTTGATGATTTTTCCGATCAGCATCAGAATTACGTGAGTGTTTTCACCGGCGGTCCCATCATACCCGGTCAGTTAACCTACTACCTCACCGGAACGGTGGAAAACAACGGATCGTACCTGCCCTTCGGCTGGGATAAAAACCGGAACGTTCTGGGAAAACTGACCTGGAAACCAGCTACCACCCTTAAAACCAACTGGTCGGCCCGCTGGTCGGATGAACGGTACAAGGGTTACAATCACCTGTATTTTCTGATTCCGGAACGGTACCAGCAAACCGAATCTTCCAGTTTACAGTATGTGGGGAGTCTGACCCATACCCTCAGTCCGACCTTGTTCTATGAAATCAGGGCCAGTCTGTTTACCCGGGATTACAACCGCGGACCCGATTTGCCGGACGATGACATTCTCACGCAGGGAAATTTCTTCCCCAGCAGCGGTCAGACGTTTTATGAACGCGCCAATTCCCTCGAGGAGGAATCGAATCAGCTGCAGACCACCAATCTGCGCGGTGATGTGTTCTGGCAGATCACGCCAACCAATGAAATCAAGGCTGGAGCTGAGGCCCGGTTCCACCGCATTGACTACGATTACACCTACTGGTCCAGTAAGACCGATCCGGAAACCAACACCTACCTGAAATATCCGCAGGAATACTCGGCCTATGTTCAGGATAAAATTGAGTATGATTATCTGATTATCAATCTGGGGCTCCGGTTCGACTATTTCGATTCCCAATCTTTCCTGCGCAGTCAGCCCTTCAATGCCTCAACCGGTAAGGAAGGCAAACCAAAGTATCAACTTTCACCACGTGTGGCCATTGCACATCCGGTATCCGATCAGACGGTGCTGCGGTTTGCCTACGGGCGGTTTATTCAGAACCCCGAGTACCGGTACTTCTTCGAAAATGTGTCCTACAACCTGGGCATGCGGAATCTGGTCTTCACCGATCCGGAACTGGATGCCCAGCGCACAACGGCTTATGAGGTTGGGGTGGTTCATCAGGTGAGTGATTTTCTGGTCGCATCGGTGACGGGTTACTACAAGGATATCACCGGTCTGCTCGGATCCCGTTTCTACCAGATGGGAACCTTTCCCGGTCAGTCCTCGGCCTATAATCTGACCATTAATGAGGCCTGGGCCAATGTTAAAGGTGTGGAACTGAAACTGGATATGAAGCCGGTAATGAACCTTTCCGGGTCAGCCACCTATACGTACTCTGTAGCCCGGGGAAGCAGCTCGAGTGTATCAGAATCCCGCGATCCGTATAAAACCCAGCAGATCTACTACCTCGATTTCGACAAACCGCATGTGTTCAATGCCACCATGACCTGGGTTCCGCCCGATGTGGCCGGACCAGACTGGGGTGGAGTCCAGCCCCTGAATGACTGGCGGACCACACTGGTTTTCCGTGGCGGAAGCGGTTACCCATACACCCCGCAGAAACGGGATGGCGGACTGGTTGCAAAAAATTCAGCCCGGATGCCGGCCACCTGGCAACTGGATGCGGTGGTTTCCAAGTACATAGACCTGGATCCGTTCCGGGTAGAACTGTTCGCAGAAATCACCAACCTGACCAACCGGAAAAACGTCCTGTACGTCTATCCCGATACCGGCGATCCCGATGAAACCTTTGTGGGCAATCTGGATCCGGCCCTGATGAAAGATCCCTCTAACTATGCGGCTCCCCGGCTGGTCCGGCTTGGGCTGTCGGTGACGTTTTAA